A stretch of DNA from Jiangella alba:
CGGCCGCTTGTGCCCAGGCTGAGTTGCCCGCGGCCGCTTGTGCCCAGGCTGAGTTGCCCGCGGCCGCTTGTGCCCAGGCTGAGCTGTCGCGGCCGCTTGTGCCCAGGCTGAGCTGCCGCGGCCGCTTCGGCCCAGGCTGAGCTGCCCGCGGCCGCTTGTGCCCAGGCTGAGCTGCCGCGCCCGCCTGGGCCGAGGCTGAGCTGTCGCGCCCGCTCGGGCCCAGGCTGAGCTGTCGCGCCCGCTCGGGGCCCGGGTCCCGGGGCTTACGCCAGGTGCGGGCTCACTCCCAACGGAACCAGCGAGCCGCCGCGGCGAGGCCGGCCAGTGCCCAGGCCGCCAGCACGGCGACCGATCCCCACGGCAAACCGGCGCCGTCGGCCAGGACCGACCGCAGCCCGTCGGCCAGGGCGCCGGTCGGCGTGAGCTCCAGCACCGTCTGCAGGCCGGACGGGAAGCCGGACAACGGGATCACCACGCCGCCCAGCACCAGAAGCAACAGATAGACGAGGTTCGCCGCGGCGAGCGTGGCCTCGGCTCGAAGCGTGCCGGCCATCAGCAGGCCGAGCCCGGCGAACGCCAGCGTCCCGGCGATCAGCAGCACGGCCACGGCCAGCGGCGATCCCGACGGCCGCCAGCCCAGCGCCAGCCCCAGCCCGCCGACCAGCACCACCTGGAACGCCTCGACCACCAGCACGGTCAGCGCCTTGGCCAGCAGCAACGTCCAGCGGGGGAGCGGCGACACAGCCAGGCGCTTCAGCGCGCCGTAGCGGCGCTCGTACCCGGTCGCGATGGCCAGCGACGTGAACGCCGTCGACATCACGCACAGCGCCAGCACGCCCGGCACGAGGAAGTCGACCCGCTGGTAGTCGCCCGTGTCGAACACCGGCGCGGCGGTCAGCAGCCACAACAGCACGACGGGGATGGCGGCGGTCAGCAGCAGCTGCTCGCCGTTGCGCAGCAGCAGCCGGACCTCGAACAGCGTCTGGGCCAGCAGCATCCGGCCGACCGGCGCCGCCCCGGGCGCCGGCGCGAACAGCGAGACCCGGGCCGACGCGTCGTCCGGCCGGGGCGCGGGCGAACGGCCGGGCGACCCGGGGGACCCGGCCGAGGGCGACGACTCGGGGGACCCGTGCGCGGGCGAACGGCCGGGCGACTCGGGCTGGGACCCGGGCGCGGGCGACGACTCGAACGACTCGGGCTGGGACCCGGGCGCGGGCGACGACTCGGGCTGGGACCCAGGCACGGGCGACGACTCGGACGACTCGGGCGGAGGCCCGGGAGGCCCAGGCGCGGGCGACGACCCGGAGGACCCGGGCGCGCTTCCCGGCGGCGTCGAGGCGTCGCCGGGCGGGGTGGTGGTCACGGCGCCGTCCTTCCGGCCGAGGCTCCGATCAGCTCCAGGTACACGTCCTCCAGCGACCGGTGCCCGACCTGCAGGCCCTCG
This window harbors:
- a CDS encoding ABC transporter permease; the encoded protein is MLLAQTLFEVRLLLRNGEQLLLTAAIPVVLLWLLTAAPVFDTGDYQRVDFLVPGVLALCVMSTAFTSLAIATGYERRYGALKRLAVSPLPRWTLLLAKALTVLVVEAFQVVLVGGLGLALGWRPSGSPLAVAVLLIAGTLAFAGLGLLMAGTLRAEATLAAANLVYLLLLVLGGVVIPLSGFPSGLQTVLELTPTGALADGLRSVLADGAGLPWGSVAVLAAWALAGLAAAARWFRWE